The proteins below come from a single uncultured Carboxylicivirga sp. genomic window:
- a CDS encoding sialidase family protein: MKNPTFILQVLITLLMLTSCNTKKDIKVIDLQSEFAYNDTIPPSVHAATLEEISNNQLIAAWFGGSYEGAKDVGIYSTFYTQNKWQKPIQLIEPPVINNDTLACWNPVLFKSKSNKLYLFYKAGKNPREWFGAMITSDDEGQSWTEPVYLPDGFLGPIKNKPVELIDGQIICGSSTESVEGNIWRAHVEIFNEADTTWKMVEIPNAKQLEVIQPTFIPHPDNKLEMLCRSKHNKVVTAWSDYSGTNWSELDTINVVNSNSGIDAIAIDDDLFLMVNNPLKQGPDWFYGRNILDVEYSTDGIIWTKLFDLENEEKGQFSYPAIIQTSDKTIHVLYTFNREGIKHTQFRIE; the protein is encoded by the coding sequence ATGAAGAACCCAACATTTATACTTCAGGTACTTATTACCCTATTGATGCTTACATCATGTAACACAAAAAAAGATATTAAGGTAATTGACCTACAATCGGAATTTGCATATAACGATACCATTCCGCCAAGTGTGCATGCGGCTACTTTGGAAGAGATCAGCAACAACCAATTAATTGCCGCCTGGTTTGGCGGCAGTTACGAAGGGGCCAAAGACGTGGGTATTTATTCGACTTTTTACACACAAAACAAATGGCAGAAACCGATTCAATTGATTGAACCGCCTGTTATCAATAACGATACTCTTGCCTGTTGGAACCCGGTACTGTTTAAAAGCAAGAGCAATAAGCTGTACTTGTTCTACAAAGCGGGTAAAAATCCGCGTGAGTGGTTTGGCGCCATGATTACTTCGGATGACGAAGGTCAATCGTGGACAGAACCGGTGTATTTGCCCGATGGTTTTCTGGGCCCAATCAAGAATAAACCTGTTGAGCTGATTGATGGTCAGATTATTTGTGGATCGAGCACCGAAAGTGTTGAAGGTAATATATGGAGGGCTCATGTTGAGATATTTAATGAGGCAGACACCACTTGGAAGATGGTTGAAATACCCAATGCAAAACAGCTGGAAGTGATTCAACCCACTTTTATACCTCATCCGGATAATAAATTGGAGATGCTTTGCCGAAGTAAACACAACAAAGTGGTAACTGCATGGTCGGATTACTCAGGTACCAACTGGAGCGAATTAGATACCATTAATGTAGTGAATTCCAACTCGGGCATTGATGCCATTGCCATTGATGATGATTTGTTTTTAATGGTAAACAATCCGCTCAAGCAAGGTCCTGACTGGTTCTATGGTAGAAATATACTGGATGTTGAGTACTCAACCGACGGTATTATCTGGACTAAATTGTTTGATTTAGAAAACGAGGAGAAAGGCCAGTTCAGTTATCCTGCCATTATTCAAACATCGGATAAAACCATACATGTTTTATACACCTTCAACCGCGAAGGGATTAAGCATACACAGTTCAGAATTGAATAG
- a CDS encoding GH92 family glycosyl hydrolase yields the protein MIKSTYKLAVVLALATMGVGCTNKQESKKEVALTDYVDPYIGTDYHGHVFLGAHVPFGGVQTGPTNYTWGWDWCSGYHYSDSIMTGFAQTHLSGTGIGDLGDILITPYTGKLKSTPGTKTNPLGGYASLYSHDKETAEAGYYSVDLLQYNIKAELTATERTAFHQYTYPESDEARIAINLARGIGWDRPGKSSISIINDSTVVGYRKSSGWAKDQILFFALQTNKPFTQAQLFDGIKSIEGQSAIKDSIVAVLSFNTKANEEVLLKVGVSPVSTDNALDNIKQENAGWNFDNTVAEAKNKWNKELSRIKVESKDEAQLRTFYTAVYHAYTAPVLFNDANGDYRGTDKKVYKNAGFDNYTIFSLWDTYRAAQPLFTIAQPERVSDMINSLLAIYQQQGKLPIWPLHGNETDCMVGFPAIPVVADAIFKGFPNIDASLALEAMQASSMRDDYGVKYLKERGFIPAELEKESVSKALEYAIADWCTAQLADSLNQPEVAEYYSNRALAYQKYFDKETGFMRAVKADGSFRTPFNPFESTHEWGDYTEGNAWQYTWLVPHDVHGLIDLFGSDEAFISKLDSLFIVEGDMGHMASPDISGLIGMYAQGNEPGHHIPYLYSFAGQQWKTAQLVRRIMDEMFTDQPDGICGNEDCGQMSAWYILSSMGLYQVNPADGVFVFGSPLFDKATITLPEDKSFTITANNQSKENVYIQKASLNGADLTRTYITYKEIMKGGELVFEMASTPNKEFGKEIKDRP from the coding sequence ATGATAAAATCAACATACAAACTAGCAGTAGTTTTAGCACTGGCAACAATGGGTGTTGGGTGCACTAACAAGCAAGAAAGCAAGAAAGAAGTCGCACTGACTGATTACGTCGATCCGTATATTGGAACAGACTATCACGGACATGTATTTCTGGGTGCTCATGTTCCGTTTGGAGGCGTGCAAACCGGCCCAACCAACTATACCTGGGGATGGGATTGGTGCTCGGGCTATCATTATTCCGACTCAATCATGACAGGTTTTGCACAAACTCACCTAAGCGGAACCGGCATTGGCGATTTGGGCGATATCCTAATCACACCCTACACTGGCAAGCTTAAGTCAACTCCCGGAACCAAAACCAATCCTTTGGGAGGCTATGCTTCGTTATATTCGCACGACAAAGAAACCGCCGAAGCAGGTTATTACAGTGTTGATTTGCTTCAATACAATATTAAGGCAGAACTAACGGCAACCGAACGTACCGCTTTTCATCAATACACTTATCCCGAAAGTGACGAAGCGCGCATTGCCATTAATCTGGCGCGAGGCATTGGCTGGGATCGCCCGGGCAAATCATCCATCTCCATCATTAATGATTCAACAGTGGTTGGATATCGTAAATCATCGGGATGGGCAAAAGATCAGATCTTGTTCTTTGCACTACAAACCAATAAACCATTTACGCAGGCTCAACTATTCGATGGCATAAAATCTATTGAAGGACAAAGTGCCATTAAAGATAGCATTGTGGCTGTTCTATCATTCAATACAAAAGCCAACGAAGAGGTATTATTAAAAGTAGGCGTATCGCCGGTTAGTACCGATAATGCATTGGATAATATCAAACAGGAGAATGCCGGGTGGAACTTTGATAATACCGTAGCTGAAGCCAAAAATAAATGGAACAAAGAACTATCAAGAATAAAGGTTGAATCGAAGGATGAAGCACAGCTTCGTACCTTTTACACTGCGGTTTATCATGCCTACACAGCACCCGTTTTATTTAACGATGCCAATGGCGACTACCGTGGAACCGATAAAAAAGTATACAAAAACGCCGGCTTCGACAACTATACTATTTTCTCGCTTTGGGATACGTACCGCGCTGCACAGCCTTTGTTTACCATTGCTCAACCCGAACGCGTTTCGGATATGATTAACTCCTTGCTGGCCATTTATCAACAACAAGGCAAATTACCCATCTGGCCTTTGCATGGTAACGAAACCGATTGTATGGTGGGATTTCCGGCTATTCCGGTGGTAGCTGATGCTATCTTTAAAGGATTCCCAAATATCGATGCTTCTTTAGCTTTGGAAGCCATGCAGGCATCATCGATGCGCGATGATTACGGAGTGAAATATTTAAAAGAAAGAGGATTTATTCCGGCCGAATTGGAGAAAGAATCAGTTTCTAAAGCTTTGGAATATGCCATTGCCGACTGGTGTACAGCACAGCTGGCCGACTCCTTAAATCAACCAGAGGTTGCTGAATACTATTCAAACAGAGCATTGGCTTATCAAAAATACTTTGACAAGGAAACCGGTTTTATGCGCGCCGTTAAAGCTGATGGCAGCTTCCGAACTCCTTTCAATCCGTTTGAATCAACTCACGAATGGGGCGATTATACCGAAGGTAATGCATGGCAATACACCTGGCTAGTGCCTCACGATGTACACGGCTTAATTGATTTATTTGGTTCTGATGAAGCTTTTATCAGCAAGTTGGATAGCCTGTTTATTGTTGAGGGAGATATGGGACATATGGCTTCGCCTGACATCAGTGGTTTGATTGGTATGTATGCACAAGGTAACGAGCCGGGACACCACATCCCTTACTTGTATTCCTTTGCCGGACAGCAATGGAAAACGGCACAATTGGTGCGTCGTATTATGGATGAAATGTTTACCGATCAGCCCGATGGTATTTGCGGTAATGAAGATTGTGGGCAGATGTCGGCTTGGTACATACTATCGTCAATGGGACTTTACCAGGTGAACCCTGCCGATGGTGTATTTGTATTTGGTTCGCCTTTATTTGATAAGGCTACTATCACATTACCTGAGGATAAATCGTTTACCATTACAGCCAATAACCAAAGCAAAGAAAACGTGTACATTCAAAAAGCCAGCTTAAACGGAGCAGATTTAACTCGTACCTACATCACATATAAAGAAATTATGAAGGGTGGTGAGTTGGTATTTGAAATGGCTAGCACACCTAACAAAGAGTTTGGTAAAGAGATTAAGGACAGACCTTGA
- a CDS encoding glycoside hydrolase family 3 N-terminal domain-containing protein, with amino-acid sequence MRRRLLHVQFIMVSALLLFNQTIYSQHSKFRESNLSIDERANDLLQALTLEEKISLLGYSSPAIERLQIPYYNWWNEGLHGSARAGQATVFPQAIAMAATFDPVLVNQVADAISTEARAKHNMAIAKDKRLQYLGINYWTPNINIFRDPRWGRGQETYGEDPYLTGQIGTAFIHGLQGDDPDKYKISACAKHFAAHSGPEAVRHEFNAVVDEKDLRETYLPAFKTLVDNGVSAVMCGYNRLNDEPCCTSENLLETILTKEWKFKGQITTDCWSLDDIYLRHKSLPTAVDVAAAAIKQGVNMDCSPLLQREAMNAINQGLITEKDIDRSIYTTLVTQIKLGFYDDPCESPYTTFGPDSINNNYHVDLALKAAEKSMVLLKNDGVLPLDRSKTGSMMVLGENAANISVLVGNYHGMSGNMVTYAEGLVSKAGPGTAVQYDFGVSYSNTTHFGGIWGAGMSDVSVVVLGLTPLFEGEEGDAFLSKSGGDKEDLSIPEAHLKFLKKLRASHDKPIIAVLTAGSALDVEEVAPYADAIIYSWYSGEQGGTALANIIYGDVSPSGKLPLTFYKSLNDLPAYEDYSMANRTYRYFNGEVAYPFGFGLSYTRFDYEWINQPAKAYKKDQEITFDVKVSNVGDFDGDDVVQIYIQYPDIDRMPVKELKAFKRTSIKSNGASNLSFTINTNNLQKWDLKRSKWNLYKGEYKILVSKNANEAVLEHTFVIK; translated from the coding sequence ATGAGACGAAGACTATTACATGTACAATTTATTATGGTATCAGCACTGCTGCTATTTAATCAAACCATTTATAGCCAACATTCAAAATTCAGAGAAAGCAATCTTTCTATTGATGAGAGAGCCAACGATTTGTTACAGGCTTTAACGCTAGAAGAAAAGATATCATTATTAGGTTATTCGTCTCCGGCTATTGAACGCCTTCAGATACCTTATTATAATTGGTGGAATGAAGGATTGCATGGCTCGGCACGTGCAGGACAAGCCACTGTTTTTCCACAGGCTATTGCCATGGCTGCCACTTTTGATCCGGTATTAGTTAATCAAGTAGCAGATGCTATTTCTACCGAAGCACGTGCCAAACACAATATGGCCATTGCTAAAGATAAAAGATTACAATACTTAGGTATTAACTACTGGACACCTAATATTAATATCTTTCGCGATCCACGCTGGGGACGTGGACAAGAAACCTATGGTGAAGATCCATACTTAACCGGACAAATAGGAACAGCTTTTATACATGGACTGCAAGGCGACGATCCTGATAAATATAAAATATCAGCCTGTGCTAAACACTTTGCAGCACATAGTGGCCCCGAGGCAGTTCGCCATGAATTTAATGCCGTAGTAGACGAAAAAGACTTGCGCGAAACTTATTTACCAGCTTTCAAAACCTTAGTTGATAACGGAGTTTCAGCTGTAATGTGTGGCTACAATCGTTTAAACGATGAGCCTTGCTGTACTTCCGAAAACCTGTTGGAAACCATTTTAACCAAAGAATGGAAATTTAAAGGACAGATAACTACCGACTGCTGGTCGCTGGATGATATATATCTTCGTCACAAATCATTGCCTACCGCTGTTGATGTTGCAGCTGCAGCTATCAAGCAAGGTGTTAACATGGACTGCTCTCCTCTTTTGCAGCGCGAGGCTATGAATGCTATCAACCAAGGTTTGATCACCGAAAAAGATATTGATCGTTCGATTTATACAACTTTAGTTACTCAGATTAAACTTGGTTTTTACGACGATCCATGTGAATCGCCTTATACAACTTTTGGTCCGGATAGTATTAATAACAACTACCATGTTGATTTAGCTTTGAAAGCAGCCGAAAAAAGTATGGTCCTTTTAAAGAATGATGGAGTTTTACCATTGGATAGAAGTAAAACTGGTTCGATGATGGTATTAGGTGAGAACGCAGCCAATATTAGCGTATTGGTTGGAAACTATCATGGTATGTCGGGAAATATGGTAACATACGCTGAAGGCCTGGTTTCAAAAGCGGGCCCGGGAACAGCGGTTCAATACGATTTTGGAGTAAGCTACTCCAACACTACACATTTTGGAGGAATATGGGGCGCCGGAATGTCAGATGTATCAGTTGTTGTTTTAGGCCTTACTCCTCTTTTTGAAGGCGAGGAAGGTGATGCCTTTTTATCGAAAAGTGGTGGCGATAAAGAAGACTTAAGCATACCCGAAGCTCATTTAAAATTCCTAAAGAAGTTACGTGCATCACATGATAAACCAATTATTGCTGTACTAACAGCCGGTAGTGCTTTGGATGTTGAAGAAGTAGCACCTTATGCCGATGCCATCATTTACTCGTGGTACTCAGGCGAGCAAGGAGGAACCGCTTTGGCCAACATTATTTATGGCGATGTTTCACCATCGGGTAAGTTACCATTAACTTTTTATAAATCGTTGAATGACCTTCCTGCATACGAAGATTACAGCATGGCCAACAGAACCTATCGTTATTTTAATGGCGAAGTTGCCTATCCCTTCGGTTTTGGGTTAAGTTATACCCGTTTTGATTATGAGTGGATCAATCAACCTGCCAAAGCATATAAAAAAGATCAGGAGATTACTTTTGATGTAAAAGTTAGTAATGTAGGTGATTTTGATGGTGACGATGTAGTACAAATCTATATTCAGTATCCTGATATTGATCGTATGCCTGTTAAAGAGCTAAAAGCCTTTAAGCGCACCAGCATCAAATCAAACGGTGCTTCTAACCTTTCATTTACCATCAACACAAACAATTTGCAAAAGTGGGATCTGAAACGTAGCAAATGGAATTTATATAAAGGTGAGTACAAGATTCTGGTTTCGAAAAATGCCAATGAAGCGGTATTGGAACATACATTTGTTATTAAATAA
- a CDS encoding ROK family protein — translation MEYLQFDTELVKQLDKVEKKKYVQQIRIVKTLYMDGFQTTSKLCKRLKISAPNMMSVLSEMLDNKIIEKKGQGKSIGGRKPDLFGLVSDGFFIVAVEMSIYKVSVAIFDADHQQAFDTEEKSLILNNQPETLGGIVEFIESVIERSGIDKSKFLAVGISMPGLVDSFKGVNYTYLNYGNTSVAQLMEEAIGIPVYIENDAKAMALAEFRLGSAKGKKDILVLYLDWGIGLGMILNGNLYRGTSGFAGEFSHIPMVENGKLCRCGKLGCIETVASGIRVLELAEEGVKEGKTSISIGESDSKLKYLELKNVIKSALEGDQYAIKILHETGINLGKAISILIQLFNPELIVLCGMLSQSGDLITTPIQQGINTHAMKQISEKTNIVITEFGNNIAMLGAVAVVMENAFEKHIAN, via the coding sequence ATGGAATACTTACAATTCGATACTGAACTTGTGAAGCAACTGGATAAAGTTGAAAAGAAGAAGTATGTTCAGCAAATACGAATTGTTAAGACTTTGTATATGGATGGTTTTCAAACAACATCTAAGCTTTGTAAACGATTAAAGATAAGTGCTCCTAATATGATGTCGGTTCTTTCAGAGATGTTAGATAATAAAATCATTGAAAAGAAAGGACAGGGCAAATCAATAGGAGGACGAAAACCTGACTTGTTTGGATTAGTATCTGATGGCTTTTTTATAGTAGCTGTAGAGATGAGCATTTATAAAGTGAGCGTTGCTATTTTTGATGCAGATCACCAACAAGCTTTTGATACAGAAGAAAAATCACTTATATTAAATAATCAGCCTGAAACGCTTGGTGGTATTGTTGAATTCATCGAATCGGTTATTGAGCGGTCGGGGATTGATAAATCTAAGTTTTTAGCAGTTGGAATTAGTATGCCTGGTTTAGTTGATTCTTTTAAAGGAGTTAATTATACATATCTGAATTATGGAAACACTTCAGTTGCTCAATTAATGGAAGAAGCAATTGGTATACCCGTTTATATCGAAAATGATGCTAAAGCAATGGCACTAGCCGAATTTCGATTAGGAAGTGCTAAAGGGAAAAAGGATATTTTGGTTTTATATCTCGATTGGGGTATAGGATTAGGAATGATATTAAACGGTAATCTTTATCGTGGTACATCCGGATTTGCAGGTGAATTTAGTCATATACCAATGGTTGAAAATGGTAAATTATGCCGATGTGGTAAATTAGGATGTATCGAAACAGTAGCTTCAGGAATACGTGTTTTAGAGTTAGCTGAGGAAGGCGTTAAAGAAGGGAAAACGTCTATTTCAATTGGAGAAAGTGACTCGAAACTTAAGTATTTAGAACTAAAGAATGTTATTAAATCAGCTCTGGAAGGCGATCAATATGCAATCAAAATTTTGCACGAAACAGGAATAAATCTTGGGAAAGCCATTTCTATTTTAATACAGCTTTTTAATCCGGAACTAATTGTATTGTGTGGTATGTTGTCGCAATCGGGCGATTTAATTACAACACCCATTCAGCAAGGAATAAATACCCATGCAATGAAACAAATTAGTGAAAAAACAAACATTGTTATTACTGAATTTGGAAATAACATAGCCATGTTGGGAGCAGTAGCTGTAGTAATGGAAAATGCTTTTGAAAAGCATATAGCAAACTAG
- a CDS encoding ROK family protein, whose protein sequence is MNKECYIGVDIGGTKMHFAYVDQGKVVKQFRTSTDAYRSKTEIVNDLINGVQKLMDNNVAGIGIGVPGLIDVEKGIVYNVQNIPAWKNVELKSVLTQYFRLPVFIGNDANCFLLGEKFYGKGKAYTNLVALALGTGVGAGVLVNGQLHVGNLSMAGEFGGIGYRDADFENYCSGKFFQRACNSNGKEISEKAIAGDAEAVRLFNEFGEHVAHLLETIIYSYGPEAIVLGGSLANAFKLFEPGMKETFKKFPHQNALNTTIIVSSENNEIPVLGAAALVPYYLKAYKSENILESA, encoded by the coding sequence ATGAATAAAGAGTGTTACATTGGCGTTGATATAGGGGGTACAAAAATGCACTTTGCCTATGTTGATCAGGGAAAAGTAGTAAAGCAATTCAGAACATCAACAGATGCTTATCGATCAAAAACTGAAATTGTTAATGATTTAATTAACGGTGTCCAAAAATTGATGGATAATAATGTTGCAGGCATTGGAATTGGTGTTCCTGGTTTAATTGATGTTGAAAAAGGGATTGTTTATAATGTACAGAATATTCCAGCCTGGAAAAATGTTGAGTTAAAATCAGTATTAACTCAATATTTCAGATTGCCTGTGTTTATTGGTAACGATGCCAATTGCTTTTTATTAGGAGAGAAATTTTACGGCAAGGGGAAAGCCTATACAAATTTGGTAGCACTTGCTTTGGGTACAGGAGTGGGTGCTGGTGTGCTGGTAAACGGTCAGTTACATGTTGGAAATTTATCAATGGCTGGTGAATTCGGTGGAATTGGTTATCGCGATGCCGATTTTGAAAACTATTGTAGTGGAAAATTCTTTCAACGTGCTTGTAACAGCAATGGTAAAGAGATATCTGAAAAAGCGATAGCCGGTGATGCCGAAGCTGTGAGGCTATTTAATGAATTTGGTGAGCATGTCGCTCATTTGTTAGAAACAATAATCTATTCATATGGTCCGGAAGCCATTGTGTTAGGTGGCTCGTTGGCTAATGCATTTAAACTTTTTGAACCAGGCATGAAGGAAACATTTAAAAAGTTTCCACATCAAAATGCACTGAATACAACAATAATTGTAAGTTCAGAGAATAATGAAATACCTGTATTAGGTGCTGCTGCACTGGTACCGTATTATTTGAAAGCTTACAAATCGGAAAATATTTTAGAATCGGCATAA
- a CDS encoding alpha-L-fucosidase, whose product MKKNLFTYLFIVLFSAQMMNAQHEHPQTEHYTAPKDPKVLEKLDEWQDLKFGIIIHWGLYAVPGIIESWSICSEDWIERDSTISYNDYKNWYFGLKDQFNPIKFNPEQWAVASKAAGMKYLVFTTKHHDGFCMWDTKQTDYSITHSPFGSNEKSDVLKYILDAYRDQDFMVGTYFSKPDWHSEYYWWPKYATPNRNNNYDANKNPWRWNQFKKYTYNQIQELMTGYGDVDLLWLDGGWVRPLETVTDEVRAWGAPIPSWSQDIDMPAIAKMARTNQPGLLIVDRTVGGLYENYQTPEQRIPDHALDHPWESCITLGGAWGYIPTDSYKPTSQIIRTLVEVVAKGGSLLLGVGPTPEGEFTPQQVESLKKIGQWMDKNGEAIYATRALKNCQSENVFFTQSKDKKTAYAIACYDESHALESTLSWVGNVPAKGSVMRLVSNGKKVKYKVDGDTVTVSLPTDFKLPLAKAIAFKYKQ is encoded by the coding sequence ATGAAAAAAAATCTGTTTACCTATCTGTTTATAGTATTGTTTTCGGCCCAAATGATGAATGCTCAACATGAGCATCCCCAAACAGAGCATTATACGGCTCCTAAAGATCCAAAAGTTTTAGAAAAGCTTGATGAATGGCAGGACCTAAAGTTTGGTATCATCATCCATTGGGGATTATATGCTGTGCCTGGTATTATTGAATCATGGTCAATTTGTTCTGAAGACTGGATTGAAAGGGACAGTACTATAAGTTATAACGATTATAAAAACTGGTATTTTGGTTTAAAAGATCAATTTAACCCGATTAAATTTAATCCAGAGCAATGGGCTGTAGCTTCTAAAGCAGCAGGAATGAAATATTTGGTTTTTACAACCAAGCACCACGATGGATTTTGTATGTGGGATACGAAGCAAACAGATTATAGTATTACGCACTCACCGTTTGGTTCAAACGAAAAATCTGATGTATTAAAATATATTTTAGATGCATATCGTGATCAAGATTTTATGGTTGGTACTTACTTTTCTAAACCAGATTGGCATTCAGAATATTACTGGTGGCCTAAATATGCAACTCCAAACCGAAATAACAATTACGATGCCAATAAAAATCCATGGAGATGGAATCAATTTAAAAAATACACTTATAACCAAATTCAGGAATTAATGACTGGTTATGGTGATGTTGATTTGCTTTGGTTAGACGGTGGTTGGGTTCGTCCACTAGAAACAGTAACTGATGAAGTTAGGGCATGGGGAGCCCCTATTCCATCATGGAGTCAGGATATTGATATGCCTGCGATAGCAAAAATGGCACGTACAAATCAACCAGGTCTTTTAATAGTGGATAGAACAGTAGGTGGTTTGTATGAAAACTATCAAACACCCGAACAAAGAATTCCCGATCATGCTTTAGATCATCCGTGGGAAAGTTGTATAACCTTGGGTGGAGCCTGGGGGTATATTCCAACTGACTCATATAAACCAACTTCGCAAATAATCAGAACATTAGTTGAAGTAGTTGCTAAAGGTGGTTCTTTATTGTTGGGGGTAGGTCCAACACCTGAAGGAGAATTTACTCCTCAACAAGTAGAAAGTTTAAAGAAAATTGGACAGTGGATGGATAAAAATGGAGAAGCTATCTATGCCACACGTGCCTTAAAAAATTGTCAGAGTGAAAATGTGTTTTTTACTCAATCAAAAGATAAGAAAACAGCTTATGCAATAGCTTGTTACGATGAAAGTCATGCTTTAGAGTCTACTCTATCGTGGGTTGGAAATGTGCCTGCTAAGGGAAGTGTAATGAGGTTGGTTAGTAATGGTAAAAAAGTAAAATACAAGGTAGATGGTGATACTGTAACTGTTAGTTTACCTACTGATTTTAAATTGCCTTTAGCCAAAGCAATTGCTTTTAAATATAAGCAGTAA